One window of Streptococcus suis genomic DNA carries:
- the ftsZ gene encoding cell division protein FtsZ: protein MTISFETANTGAVIKVIGVGGGGGNAINRMIEEGVAGVEFIAANTDVQALSSSKAETVIQLGPKLTRGLGAGGQPEVGRKAAEESEETLKEVLSGADMVFITAGMGGGSGTGAAPVIARIAKELGALTVAVVTRPFGFEGNKRGNFAIEGIDGLREQVDTLLIISNNNLLEIVDKKTPLLEALSEADNVLRQGVQGITDLITNPGLINLDFADVKTVMENKGNALMGIGIGTGEDRVIEAARKAIYSPLLETTIDGADDVIVNVTGGYDMTLTEAEEASEIVHQAAGQGVNIWLGTSIDESMKDEIRVTVVATGVRQDGPSAKTSPSGTTKHHRPEVVSAARSAARFDYTSTPAPTPSSVQQAEVPKASAFGEWDLRRENLLKSSELEARPSISVEKFTVEEDEDELDTPPFFRNR, encoded by the coding sequence ATGACAATTTCATTTGAAACGGCAAATACTGGTGCTGTAATTAAAGTTATTGGTGTCGGCGGTGGCGGCGGAAATGCTATCAACCGCATGATTGAAGAAGGTGTAGCTGGCGTAGAATTTATTGCGGCTAACACAGATGTTCAAGCTTTGAGCAGTTCAAAAGCTGAAACAGTCATCCAATTGGGACCTAAGTTAACTCGTGGTCTTGGTGCTGGAGGTCAACCTGAAGTTGGTCGTAAGGCTGCTGAGGAAAGCGAAGAAACTCTGAAAGAAGTTCTTTCAGGTGCAGATATGGTCTTTATTACAGCTGGTATGGGTGGAGGCTCTGGTACAGGTGCTGCACCAGTTATCGCCCGTATCGCCAAAGAGTTGGGTGCCCTTACTGTAGCAGTTGTAACTCGCCCATTTGGTTTCGAAGGAAACAAGCGTGGTAACTTTGCTATCGAAGGTATTGATGGTCTGCGTGAGCAAGTAGATACTCTCTTGATTATTTCAAACAACAACCTCCTTGAGATTGTTGATAAGAAAACTCCGCTTTTGGAAGCCTTGAGTGAAGCAGACAATGTCCTTCGTCAAGGTGTTCAAGGGATCACAGACCTCATCACTAACCCAGGTTTGATCAACTTGGACTTTGCGGATGTGAAGACTGTGATGGAAAATAAAGGCAATGCCCTTATGGGTATCGGTATCGGTACTGGTGAGGACCGTGTCATTGAGGCGGCTCGCAAGGCGATTTATTCACCATTATTGGAAACAACTATCGATGGTGCTGACGATGTCATTGTTAATGTGACCGGTGGTTACGATATGACCTTGACAGAAGCAGAAGAAGCTTCAGAAATCGTTCATCAGGCAGCCGGTCAAGGTGTAAACATTTGGTTGGGTACATCAATCGATGAATCGATGAAAGATGAAATCCGCGTAACCGTTGTTGCGACAGGTGTTCGTCAGGATGGACCTTCTGCTAAAACATCGCCATCAGGTACAACCAAACATCACCGTCCTGAGGTCGTTTCTGCAGCCCGTTCTGCGGCTCGCTTTGACTACACCTCAACACCGGCACCAACTCCTTCTTCTGTTCAACAAGCAGAAGTTCCAAAAGCTTCAGCATTTGGTGAATGGGATTTACGTCGCGAGAATTTGTTGAAATCTTCTGAGCTTGAAGCACGTCCTAGTATTTCGGTTGAGAAATTTACAGTTGAAGAAGATGAAGATGAGTTAGACACTCCACCATTCTTCAGAAATCGCTAG
- a CDS encoding FtsQ-type POTRA domain-containing protein, whose protein sequence is MGHKDEQLISDENEKLVEVQEMEETEDQEVESESFSEEQSDIERADEHSHVEGDEESSFEDGETDAEPIALEDLDPDEASEFFRNWKEKFKEHQQIQEEEIKQAEDQTETEVTPVSKRSFFPFGRKKAGEKSKKTEARIPKDALLKSIPLYLAGLLIILSSAYLISPFGKLKDIQVKGNEHISEELVKEYSNIHEKDYVLSVLLNRKSYTKNIVNRSNLIKDVSVQFQLPNRFLLELEEYKELGFITENNQFYSILSSGEVSEVPTEEENMPLNATMVHTTDRELLKKMALQLAEIDENIRANILTIDLTPTKATKDLLTLTMADGNVVLVPVSELDIKLPYYPKIARQLILPSMIDMEVGVYSYAL, encoded by the coding sequence AAGACCAGGAGGTAGAATCTGAGTCCTTTTCAGAAGAGCAAAGTGATATAGAGCGAGCTGATGAACATTCGCATGTAGAAGGCGATGAGGAAAGTTCTTTTGAGGATGGAGAGACCGATGCTGAACCTATAGCATTGGAAGACTTGGATCCAGATGAAGCCAGCGAATTTTTCAGGAACTGGAAGGAAAAGTTCAAAGAGCACCAACAAATCCAGGAAGAGGAAATCAAGCAGGCAGAAGACCAGACAGAGACTGAGGTAACACCTGTTTCAAAAAGGTCTTTCTTTCCATTTGGACGAAAAAAAGCAGGAGAAAAGAGTAAGAAAACAGAAGCTAGAATTCCTAAGGATGCCCTCCTTAAATCTATTCCGCTTTATTTAGCTGGGCTCCTCATCATTCTCTCTTCTGCCTATCTGATTAGCCCTTTTGGTAAATTGAAAGATATTCAGGTAAAAGGAAATGAGCATATTTCGGAAGAATTGGTAAAAGAGTACAGTAATATCCATGAAAAGGACTATGTCCTATCTGTCCTTCTCAACCGAAAATCCTACACCAAGAATATCGTCAACAGAAGTAATCTAATCAAGGACGTATCTGTTCAATTCCAGCTGCCTAATCGCTTTTTGCTAGAATTAGAAGAATATAAAGAGCTTGGTTTTATCACAGAGAATAATCAATTTTACTCCATCTTATCTAGTGGCGAGGTTTCAGAGGTTCCTACTGAGGAAGAAAATATGCCTCTGAATGCAACAATGGTTCACACAACTGACAGGGAATTGTTGAAAAAAATGGCTTTACAGCTAGCTGAAATTGATGAGAATATTCGCGCCAATATCCTGACTATCGATTTGACACCTACTAAAGCAACCAAGGATTTGTTGACCTTGACCATGGCTGATGGCAACGTCGTCCTGGTGCCAGTTTCAGAGCTAGATATCAAGCTTCCCTACTATCCAAAAATTGCTCGCCAGCTCATTTTGCCGAGTATGATAGATATGGAAGTTGGAGTTTACAGTTATGCTTTATAA
- a CDS encoding YlmH/Sll1252 family protein has protein sequence MKDRQVILQHYQKSEQDFVERIYEMCQFVDRTSIDRLTDFLNPRQVMITEAIAGKFNLFAHSSGHHLPTEYSRLIISTSDQLPEFADYEISILEVDFNRKFHQLSHSQILGTLLNRLGIQRKFLGDIFINDQEILLFIDEKFSTILLMDVERIAKVPVKWKMRTTESVSLEHHIQVDKRVILASSLRLDKLVAAAFQLSRSAVVKLIESNKVKVDYAEISQVSKTLEIGQLVSVRGFGRFRLVDLLGTSKQGKFKIEIEVTKV, from the coding sequence ATGAAGGATAGGCAAGTCATCCTGCAACACTATCAAAAGTCGGAGCAAGATTTTGTTGAGCGGATTTATGAAATGTGTCAATTTGTAGATAGGACTTCCATCGACAGGTTGACAGATTTTCTTAATCCAAGACAGGTCATGATTACTGAAGCAATTGCCGGGAAGTTTAATCTCTTTGCTCATTCGAGTGGGCATCATCTTCCGACGGAATATAGCAGGCTCATTATTTCAACAAGCGATCAATTGCCAGAGTTTGCTGACTATGAAATTTCGATTTTAGAAGTTGATTTTAACAGAAAGTTTCATCAGCTTAGTCATTCGCAGATTTTAGGAACACTCTTAAATCGTTTGGGTATTCAGCGGAAATTTCTGGGAGATATTTTTATCAATGATCAGGAAATTCTCCTGTTTATTGATGAAAAATTTAGTACCATTCTCTTAATGGATGTTGAAAGGATTGCAAAGGTTCCTGTAAAATGGAAGATGCGGACAACTGAATCAGTGAGCTTGGAGCACCATATCCAGGTTGACAAGAGGGTCATTCTGGCCTCCAGTTTGCGATTGGATAAATTAGTAGCTGCTGCTTTTCAACTATCTCGTTCAGCAGTTGTGAAGCTAATTGAGTCAAACAAGGTCAAGGTTGACTATGCTGAAATTAGTCAGGTTTCAAAAACTCTTGAAATAGGTCAATTGGTTAGTGTGCGTGGCTTCGGAAGATTCCGATTGGTAGACCTGCTCGGAACATCCAAGCAGGGGAAATTTAAAATAGAAATAGAAGTGACAAAAGTATAG
- a CDS encoding DivIVA domain-containing protein, with the protein MALTTLELKDKTFGTKFRGYNADEVDEFLDIVTRDYEELVRLKQEHEAELKALRERLTYFDQMKESLSQSVLIAQDTADRVKAAAEERAFNIKQQAEYDAHNLLNEAKEKANEILRLATDNAKKVAVETEELKNKTRVFHQRLRSTLESQLALVNNAEWEEILQPTASYLQTSDEAFREVLVKAIDEDVELEELNLDYTRQLTAEEIAELNRQAAAIEAELEQSAD; encoded by the coding sequence ATGGCCTTAACAACACTTGAATTAAAAGATAAGACCTTTGGGACAAAATTCAGAGGCTATAATGCTGATGAAGTTGATGAGTTTTTGGACATTGTCACCAGAGATTATGAGGAATTGGTTCGTCTGAAGCAAGAACACGAAGCAGAATTGAAAGCCTTGCGCGAACGCCTCACTTACTTCGATCAGATGAAGGAATCGTTGAGCCAATCTGTCTTGATTGCCCAGGATACAGCTGATCGTGTAAAAGCAGCAGCGGAAGAGCGTGCCTTTAATATTAAGCAACAGGCTGAATATGATGCGCACAATCTTCTCAACGAAGCCAAAGAGAAGGCAAATGAAATCCTTCGTTTGGCGACAGACAATGCTAAGAAGGTTGCAGTAGAGACTGAGGAGTTGAAGAACAAGACACGTGTTTTCCATCAACGTCTTCGCTCTACTTTGGAAAGCCAGCTTGCCCTTGTAAATAACGCTGAGTGGGAAGAAATTCTCCAACCAACGGCGTCTTATTTGCAGACAAGTGACGAAGCTTTCCGTGAGGTCCTGGTTAAAGCGATTGATGAAGATGTGGAGTTGGAAGAGTTAAACCTTGATTATACTCGCCAGCTTACAGCTGAAGAAATTGCTGAACTCAATCGCCAGGCAGCTGCTATTGAAGCTGAATTGGAACAATCAGCAGACTAA
- the ftsA gene encoding cell division protein FtsA, whose translation MARNGFFTGLDIGTSSVKVLVAEYIDNEMNVIGVSNVKSAGVKDGIIVNIDVAAAAIKKALEQAEEKSGIRIDKVNVGLPANLLQIEPTQGMIPVTTDSQEITDLDVENVVKSALTKSITPEREVISFIPEEFVVDGFQGIKDPRGMMGIRLEMRGMLYTGPRTILHNLRKTVERAGIQVEHVVISPLALTRSVLNEGEREFGATVIDLGGGQTTVAVMRGQELQYTNIYQEGGDYITKDISKVLTTSQSIAENLKYNYGIAYPADATEKETFTVEVIGESKPVEVTELYLSEVIAARLRQIFNKIKQDLERTRALELPGGIVLVGGGAILPGVEELAEEVFGVTTKIFVPNQIGIRNPSFAHVISLVEYVGHLSEVEKIAQYAVNGEAQLRIKPVDIQPTSRVQVQQPVRDFEDEIADEPVYDTTVKPYGQEEYGQNEEPKVKLTDRIRGLFGSMFE comes from the coding sequence ATGGCTAGAAACGGCTTTTTCACGGGATTAGATATTGGTACAAGCTCCGTTAAAGTCTTGGTTGCGGAATATATTGATAATGAAATGAACGTTATTGGAGTAAGTAACGTTAAGAGTGCTGGGGTCAAGGACGGGATTATCGTTAACATTGATGTTGCAGCCGCAGCAATTAAAAAGGCCTTAGAACAGGCTGAAGAAAAATCTGGGATTCGCATCGATAAGGTAAACGTCGGTTTGCCAGCAAACCTTTTGCAAATCGAGCCTACTCAAGGGATGATTCCAGTCACAACAGATTCCCAAGAAATTACAGACTTGGACGTTGAAAATGTTGTTAAATCAGCCTTGACCAAGAGCATCACACCAGAGAGAGAAGTGATTTCCTTTATTCCAGAGGAATTTGTGGTGGATGGCTTCCAGGGAATCAAAGATCCCCGTGGAATGATGGGAATCCGTCTAGAGATGCGGGGTATGCTCTACACAGGTCCAAGAACTATTTTGCACAATCTACGTAAAACCGTTGAGAGAGCTGGAATCCAAGTTGAACATGTTGTGATTTCTCCTCTGGCCCTAACAAGGTCCGTTCTCAATGAAGGGGAACGTGAATTTGGTGCTACGGTGATTGACCTCGGTGGTGGTCAGACAACTGTTGCAGTTATGCGTGGCCAAGAGCTCCAATACACGAATATCTACCAAGAAGGTGGCGACTACATCACCAAGGATATCTCTAAAGTCCTTACTACATCTCAAAGTATTGCTGAAAATCTTAAATACAACTACGGTATCGCTTATCCAGCAGATGCAACTGAAAAAGAAACATTCACTGTTGAAGTGATTGGAGAAAGCAAGCCTGTTGAAGTAACAGAATTGTACTTGTCAGAAGTGATTGCTGCTCGTCTTCGCCAGATTTTCAATAAAATCAAACAAGATTTGGAAAGAACACGAGCATTGGAATTACCAGGCGGGATCGTTCTTGTCGGTGGTGGAGCAATTCTTCCAGGTGTTGAAGAATTAGCAGAAGAAGTTTTTGGTGTAACGACAAAAATCTTCGTACCAAATCAAATTGGTATCCGTAATCCATCCTTCGCACATGTGATTAGCCTAGTTGAGTATGTCGGTCACCTGAGTGAAGTGGAAAAAATTGCACAATATGCTGTAAACGGTGAGGCTCAGCTACGTATCAAACCAGTTGATATTCAACCAACAAGTCGAGTTCAAGTTCAACAGCCTGTAAGAGATTTTGAAGATGAAATCGCTGATGAACCGGTATATGATACGACCGTAAAACCATACGGACAAGAAGAATATGGTCAAAACGAGGAACCAAAAGTTAAGTTGACCGATCGTATCCGTGGTCTCTTTGGAAGTATGTTTGAATAA
- a CDS encoding cell division protein SepF translates to MAFRDTFKNFFTYFEVDDSAELEDSTGHQMPNEQPKLQVAKKEVTREQALPLEKRRGTGSHSSESVANIQRLNERQQELLAINGPEREKKTTIDIKFPKRYEDAPEIVNLLLENASILIDFQFMTEQQARRCLDYLDGARSVLAGNLKKVSNSMWLLTPVNVRVNIDELRNVNSGQHLDGQFDFDMKR, encoded by the coding sequence GTGGCATTCAGAGATACATTTAAAAATTTTTTCACCTACTTTGAAGTGGATGATAGTGCTGAATTAGAAGATTCAACCGGCCATCAAATGCCCAATGAACAGCCCAAATTGCAAGTTGCTAAGAAAGAAGTTACAAGAGAGCAGGCTTTACCATTGGAAAAAAGAAGAGGAACTGGGAGTCATTCTTCGGAATCCGTTGCCAATATTCAACGGTTGAATGAACGGCAGCAAGAATTGCTCGCGATCAATGGTCCTGAGAGAGAGAAGAAGACAACCATCGACATTAAGTTTCCTAAGCGATACGAAGATGCACCTGAGATTGTGAATCTATTGTTAGAAAATGCAAGTATTTTAATTGATTTCCAATTTATGACAGAGCAGCAAGCTAGGAGATGTTTGGATTATCTGGATGGGGCTCGGTCAGTCTTGGCCGGAAATCTTAAAAAGGTTTCCAATTCTATGTGGCTATTGACCCCGGTTAATGTTCGGGTAAATATTGATGAGTTGAGAAATGTGAACTCTGGCCAACATTTGGACGGGCAGTTCGATTTCGATATGAAGCGGTAA
- a CDS encoding DUF1827 family protein produces MKIINTTNSHSQLVQNQLANTDAFLVETYSAGNTDVIFTQAPRHYELLISNKYRSVQQSEIEKIRDFFLHRKIDERKINKAAIRTIHTDKLIEMSFPIVSEI; encoded by the coding sequence ATGAAAATTATAAATACAACCAATAGCCATAGCCAGTTGGTTCAAAATCAACTTGCCAATACGGATGCATTTTTGGTAGAGACTTATTCTGCGGGAAATACTGATGTTATCTTCACTCAGGCTCCCCGCCACTACGAACTCCTCATCAGCAATAAATACCGCTCTGTCCAACAGTCAGAAATTGAAAAAATCCGTGATTTTTTCCTTCATCGCAAGATTGATGAACGGAAGATAAACAAAGCAGCCATCCGCACAATCCACACAGATAAATTGATTGAGATGTCCTTCCCAATCGTCAGCGAAATCTAA
- a CDS encoding GNAT family N-acetyltransferase produces the protein MIRLEEVTKENFDAVLDLSLAEEDKRKVAPVEYSLAQAWLYREEERLYPLAVRLGKRIVGFVLLSVDKDRQTVLLWRLLIDKSYQNKGYGQEVIRQVMVLARQTFSCHQLVTSYVIGNHKMRYILEKLGFQSAGMTGHEIKMEYQLNKEIK, from the coding sequence ATGATACGATTAGAAGAAGTAACGAAAGAAAATTTTGATGCCGTGCTAGATTTAAGTCTGGCAGAGGAAGACAAGCGTAAAGTGGCTCCGGTGGAGTATTCGCTTGCTCAAGCCTGGCTTTATCGAGAGGAAGAGAGGCTCTATCCCCTGGCTGTTCGTCTTGGCAAAAGGATTGTCGGTTTTGTCCTCCTTTCGGTAGATAAGGACAGGCAAACGGTCTTGCTCTGGCGCTTGCTGATTGATAAATCCTATCAAAACAAGGGCTACGGCCAGGAGGTTATTCGACAGGTAATGGTCCTAGCTAGGCAAACATTTTCTTGCCACCAGCTAGTCACTAGCTATGTCATCGGCAATCATAAAATGCGGTACATCTTAGAAAAACTCGGTTTCCAGTCAGCTGGAATGACTGGACATGAAATAAAAATGGAATATCAACTAAATAAGGAGATAAAATGA
- the ileS gene encoding isoleucine--tRNA ligase, with the protein MKLKETLNLGQTAFPMRAGLPTREPEWQKAWDEANLYARRQELNAGKPAFHLHDGPPYANGNIHVGHALNKISKDIIVRSKSMSGFRAPFVPGWDTHGLPIEQVLAKQGVKRKEMDLVEYLEMCRDYALSQVDKQRDDFKRLGVSADWENPYITLTKDYEAAQIRVFGAMADKGYIYRGAKPVYWSWSSESALAEAEIEYHDIDSTSLYYANKVKDGKGLLDTDSYIVVWTTTPFTVTASRGLTMGADIDYVLVQPAGSERKYVLAEALVDSLAVKFGWESFEVISKHKGAEFEYIVTEHPWDREVDELVILGDHVTTDSGTGIVHTAPGFGEDDYNVGVKYGLEVAVTVNERGLMNEAAGPDFEGQFYDKVVPTVKEKLGDLLLASEVINHSYPFDWRTKKPIIWRAVPQWFASVSKFRQEILDQIEATTFNPSWGKTRLYNMIRDRGDWVISRQRAWGVPLPIFYAEDGTAIMTKEVTDHVAALFEEHGSIIWWKSEAKDLLPAGFTHPGSPNGEFTKETDIMDVWFDSGSSWNGVMNARENLAYPADLYLEGSDQYRGWFNSSLITSVAVNGHAPYKAILSQGFVLDGKGMKMSKSLGNTILPSDVEKQFGAEILRLWVTSVDTSNDVRVSMDILGQVSETYRKIRNTLRFLIANTSDFNPASDAVAYEELRSVDQYLLVKFNKLVAQIREAYDNYDFMAIYKSVVNFVTLDLSAFYLDFAKDVVYIDGAKSLSRRQMQTVFYDILVKITKLLTPILPHTAEEIWSYLEHEAEEFVQLAEMPEVETFANEAQLLVDWENFMVFRTKAQKALEEARNAKVIGKSLEAHLTAYVSVETQSFLESLNADLAQLLIVSNLTVTTEAAPESALVVDEVAFAVERAAGEVCDRCRRIDTSVAERSYGATICDHCASVVEENFAEAVATGFEA; encoded by the coding sequence ATGAAATTAAAAGAAACACTTAATCTAGGTCAAACAGCCTTTCCAATGCGTGCAGGCTTACCAACACGTGAACCAGAATGGCAAAAGGCTTGGGATGAAGCAAACTTGTATGCTCGTCGTCAAGAACTTAACGCAGGCAAGCCAGCCTTCCACTTGCATGATGGACCTCCATACGCAAATGGAAATATCCACGTTGGACATGCCCTGAACAAGATTTCGAAAGACATCATCGTTCGTTCTAAGTCCATGTCAGGCTTCCGTGCACCATTTGTACCAGGTTGGGATACACACGGCCTTCCTATTGAGCAAGTCTTGGCAAAACAAGGTGTCAAACGCAAGGAAATGGACCTGGTTGAATATCTTGAAATGTGCCGTGACTACGCTCTTAGCCAGGTTGACAAACAACGGGATGACTTTAAACGCTTGGGTGTTTCTGCAGACTGGGAAAATCCATACATCACCTTGACTAAAGACTATGAAGCAGCTCAAATCCGTGTCTTCGGTGCTATGGCAGACAAGGGTTATATTTACCGTGGTGCCAAGCCTGTCTACTGGTCATGGTCATCTGAATCTGCCCTTGCAGAAGCTGAAATCGAATACCATGACATTGACTCAACATCTCTTTACTATGCTAACAAGGTCAAAGATGGCAAGGGACTCTTGGATACAGATAGCTACATCGTTGTCTGGACAACGACTCCATTTACAGTAACGGCATCTCGCGGTTTGACAATGGGAGCAGACATTGACTATGTCTTGGTTCAACCAGCTGGTTCTGAGCGTAAGTATGTCTTGGCAGAAGCCTTGGTTGATAGCTTGGCAGTTAAATTTGGTTGGGAATCCTTCGAAGTGATTTCAAAACACAAGGGTGCTGAATTTGAATATATCGTGACCGAACACCCATGGGATAGAGAAGTGGATGAATTGGTCATCTTGGGTGACCATGTTACCACAGACTCAGGTACTGGAATCGTCCATACGGCTCCAGGATTTGGTGAAGACGACTACAATGTCGGTGTCAAATATGGCTTGGAAGTTGCTGTAACTGTCAACGAACGTGGCTTGATGAATGAAGCTGCGGGTCCTGATTTTGAAGGTCAATTCTATGATAAGGTTGTGCCAACTGTTAAGGAAAAATTGGGTGACTTGCTCCTTGCTAGTGAAGTGATCAATCACTCCTACCCATTTGACTGGAGAACCAAGAAACCAATCATCTGGCGTGCAGTGCCACAGTGGTTTGCCTCTGTTTCCAAATTCCGTCAGGAAATCTTGGACCAAATCGAAGCAACAACTTTCAATCCATCTTGGGGTAAAACACGTCTTTACAACATGATCCGTGACCGTGGTGACTGGGTCATCTCACGTCAGCGTGCTTGGGGTGTGCCGCTTCCAATCTTCTATGCAGAAGATGGTACAGCCATTATGACCAAGGAAGTGACAGACCACGTTGCTGCCCTTTTTGAAGAGCATGGTTCTATTATCTGGTGGAAATCAGAAGCAAAAGACCTCTTGCCAGCAGGCTTCACCCATCCAGGTTCACCAAATGGCGAATTTACCAAAGAAACAGACATCATGGACGTATGGTTTGACTCAGGTTCATCTTGGAATGGCGTTATGAATGCCCGTGAAAACCTTGCCTACCCAGCAGACCTCTACCTAGAAGGTTCTGACCAATACCGTGGTTGGTTTAACTCATCCTTGATCACCTCTGTAGCCGTAAATGGTCATGCCCCATACAAAGCTATCTTGTCACAGGGCTTTGTCCTTGATGGTAAAGGCATGAAGATGTCTAAATCATTGGGGAATACCATCCTTCCAAGTGATGTTGAAAAACAATTTGGTGCAGAAATCTTGCGTCTGTGGGTGACATCCGTTGATACTTCAAACGACGTACGTGTGTCTATGGATATTCTTGGACAGGTTTCTGAAACCTACCGTAAAATCCGTAATACCCTTCGCTTCTTGATTGCCAACACTTCTGATTTCAATCCTGCAAGTGATGCGGTGGCATACGAAGAGCTTCGTTCTGTTGACCAGTATCTCTTGGTGAAATTCAACAAATTGGTAGCTCAAATTCGTGAAGCCTACGACAATTATGATTTCATGGCTATTTACAAATCTGTAGTAAACTTTGTAACACTTGATTTGTCAGCCTTTTACCTCGATTTTGCCAAAGATGTCGTCTACATTGATGGTGCTAAATCACTTTCTCGTCGTCAGATGCAGACAGTTTTCTATGACATCTTGGTCAAAATTACCAAGCTCTTGACTCCGATCTTGCCACATACGGCAGAAGAAATCTGGTCATACTTGGAACACGAAGCAGAAGAATTTGTACAATTGGCGGAAATGCCAGAGGTGGAAACCTTTGCTAATGAAGCGCAGCTTTTGGTTGACTGGGAAAACTTTATGGTCTTCCGTACAAAAGCTCAAAAAGCCTTGGAAGAAGCACGTAATGCTAAAGTGATTGGTAAGTCACTTGAAGCTCATTTGACTGCCTATGTCTCAGTTGAAACCCAGTCCTTCTTGGAGAGCTTGAATGCAGACCTTGCTCAGTTGCTCATCGTTTCAAACTTGACAGTAACCACGGAAGCAGCTCCTGAAAGTGCACTTGTGGTGGATGAAGTTGCCTTTGCAGTAGAACGTGCAGCAGGTGAAGTGTGTGATCGTTGTCGACGCATTGATACTAGTGTTGCAGAGCGCAGTTATGGAGCGACAATCTGTGACCACTGTGCAAGTGTTGTAGAAGAAAACTTTGCTGAAGCAGTAGCAACTGGATTTGAGGCATAA
- a CDS encoding YggS family pyridoxal phosphate-dependent enzyme gives MTIKENVARVGQAVEQACLEAGRPLESVKVIAVTKYVDSSITRELIEAGVTDIGENRVDKFLDKYHALQDQAVSWHLIGTLQRRKVKDVINFVDYFHALDSLKLAEEIQKRAKKPINCFLQVNVSKEESKHGFYEEEIEPALVELARLDKVRLVGLMTMAPINADKEQLSQIFHQTNAIRERLANLNLPNMPFTELSMGMSGDFKEAIEAGSTFVRIGTAFFSKGE, from the coding sequence ATGACCATAAAAGAAAACGTTGCAAGGGTGGGCCAAGCAGTTGAACAAGCCTGTTTGGAAGCTGGTCGCCCATTAGAATCGGTAAAGGTAATAGCTGTCACAAAGTATGTTGACAGCTCTATTACTAGAGAATTGATTGAAGCTGGTGTGACAGATATTGGGGAAAATCGGGTGGACAAGTTTCTCGATAAGTACCATGCCCTGCAAGACCAGGCAGTAAGCTGGCATCTGATTGGAACCCTGCAAAGAAGAAAAGTCAAGGATGTTATCAATTTTGTTGATTACTTCCATGCCTTAGACTCTCTTAAGTTAGCAGAGGAAATTCAAAAACGGGCAAAGAAACCAATCAATTGCTTTTTACAGGTCAATGTTTCTAAAGAAGAATCAAAACATGGTTTTTACGAGGAAGAGATTGAACCGGCATTGGTTGAATTGGCTAGGTTAGATAAGGTAAGATTGGTGGGTCTCATGACCATGGCACCTATCAATGCTGATAAAGAACAGCTCAGTCAAATTTTTCATCAAACAAACGCAATCAGAGAAAGATTAGCAAATTTGAATCTCCCTAATATGCCTTTTACGGAATTAAGTATGGGAATGAGTGGAGATTTCAAGGAAGCAATTGAGGCGGGCTCGACTTTTGTTCGCATTGGGACAGCATTTTTTAGTAAGGGAGAGTAA
- a CDS encoding YggT family protein produces the protein MWLLVQILLKAIDVYASILLIYALMTWFPALVQSRIGQLIRWLVEPILIPFRRLNLQFGGFDFTILVAYLSLQILSRILIGLVIL, from the coding sequence ATGTGGTTACTAGTACAAATCCTGCTAAAGGCTATTGATGTCTATGCAAGCATTTTATTGATTTATGCTCTCATGACTTGGTTTCCAGCTCTTGTCCAATCTAGGATTGGTCAACTAATCAGATGGCTTGTTGAGCCCATTTTGATACCGTTCAGAAGATTGAACCTACAATTTGGTGGATTCGATTTCACTATCTTGGTGGCCTATCTGTCTCTTCAAATCTTATCGAGAATTCTAATAGGATTGGTAATTTTATGA